The genomic interval CAAATTTCAAGACAGTATTGAAGACATTTATACTTATATAGAATTTGAAGTTTTTGAAAACAATATTTTAAAAATAAATAATATATTTGAAATGTAAAGAACTGCCTTCTGAAATTTCAGAGGGCAGTTCTTATATTTTGTAATAAAAAAACTCCTTTTGGGGTAAAAGGAGTTTTTTATAACACGGGGGAGTGTTAAAATAAAAAGATTTAAATAAATTTTTGGGGGGTATTAAATTTACTTAATCATCGGTTTCAATTAATAATACTATATCCGTACTAAAATGTCAACAATGTTTTTAAATAGTTTTTGTATTCTTTTATTTTTTTGTTTTTAGAACATTTTCGCTCTTTTTCAGAATGGTCAGATGTTGTTTTTTAAAATTTCTTCTATCTCATTAAAATATTTAGGCATTTTATCTCCTAATCTTCTATTTCCATTTTCCGTTATTAAAAAATCTCCTTCATATCTCATTCCGCCAAAATCTAAATATTTTTTTACCTCTTCGTAATTAATGTATTCTTCAAATTTACCTTCTTTTTTCCATCTTTCTATTAATTCAGGAATAAAATAAATACCTGGTTCAATTGTTAAAACATACCCTGGTTTTAGTTCTTTACCCATTCTTAAAGATTTTAATCCAAATTGAGTTTCTCTTTTTGTAGTCTCATCATAACCAACATTATTTTCACCAAAATTTTCCATATCATGAACATCTAAGCCTATCATATGTCCTAATCCATGTGGAAAAAATAATGCATGTGCTCCTACATTAACTATTTCATCTATATCGCCCTTCATAATACCTCTTTTAATCATTCCTTTGGCTAAAACTTTACAAACCTCTAAATGAACAAACTTATTTGTTACTCCAGGTTTTGTGCATTCTTCTGCTCTATCAAACATCTCAATTAATAATGAATATATATCCTTTTGTCTAGAATCAAATTTTCCTGAAACTGGAAAAACTGTCGTCATATCACCACAATAACCATTCTCTAATCTAGCACCACAATCCAACAGAACTACATCTCCCTCTTTAAAAGTATTCCCATGAAAATGATTATGTAAAATTTGACCATTCGTTGTGCAAATAGTATGAAAAGATGTTGTAGCATTATATTTTTTTGCTGCTGCTTCTAACAGCGCTACCAATTCATACCCCTTCATTCCTGGCTTTACATTTTTCATAGCTGTTAAGTGCATTTCTCTTGTAACATTTGTAGCTTTTTCTAATTCTATAATTTCATAGTCTTTTTTTGAATTTCTCATTTCTATTATTCCAGCCACTAATTTTTTTGAAAACTTTTCATTTATATCATCCAAATCAAAGTCTAGTAATCTAGAGATTTTCAAACTATTTTCAGTACGATACTGATTAGTAAAATGAATAATTTGTTTTTTTAACTTAGCCTTTTCTAATATATCTCTCAATTTTTCCAATTCTAGAAATTTTCCAATCCCTACTTCTGCAGCTCTTTCTTTAAAAGTTTTTTGTTGTCCCATCCAAATTATATCATCTATTGTAAATTCTTTTCCAAATATATATTCTTCATTATTTTCTATATCTATAACCCCAATCAAATCTGGTGAATTTAATCCAAAATAATATAAAAATGTTGAATCTTGTATAAAATTATACGCATTATCCGCATAAGACATTGGTGATTCTGAATTTCCTATAATCAAGATTAATCCATCTCCCACCAATTCTTTTAATTTTTTTCTTCTTGAAATATAGATATTTTTATCAAACATAAAACCCCTCCTTTTATATTAGTATTTCAAAATACTATAGCATATTTTTTTGATATTTTTTTATTTTTTTATATTTCAAAAAATAAAAAAATCATTCTAACACAATATCTTGTGTTATTTTTTTAAACCAAACAATATATATTGTGTTTTTTTATTTTTTCTATGAATTTTTTTTGATCTATTTTTTTTATTTTGATTATTTTTTCAACTTCATTTTGCTTTAATAACTCTATATTTTTCTGTCAAATATTTTTTTTTAACCATTTTTTTAACCATTTTTACTTTTTTACACGTTTGTAGAATTATATAAAAATGTGTATAATGATTGAAGAAAAAAATAAAAATGGGGTGATTTCTTTGAAAGAAGTTATTAAAAGAGATGGATCAACTGTAACCTTTGATAAAAGTAGAATTGTCAGAGCTATTACTATGGCTTTCAATCAAAAAGAAAAATTAGTTAATGCCGATCTTATTGAGAAAATAGCGTCTCAAATAGAAAATCTTGATACTCCTAAGATGCATGTTGAGGAAATCCAAGATATTGTTGTTAAAAAACTTATGGGATCTTCTGAAAAAGATATTGCACTTTCTTATCAAGAATATCGTACTGTTAAAAATGAGTTAAGAAAAAAAGAACAAGTTATATATAAAAAAATTGGAGAATTAATTGATGCATCTAATGAAGATATGTTAAATGAAAATGCCAATAAAGATGGAAAAACAATTTCTGTGCAAAGAGATTTATTAGCTGGTATTTCATCAAAAGATTATTATCTAAATAGAATTCTACCAAAGCATCTAAAAGAAGCTCATGAAAGCGGAAGAATACATATACATGATTTAGATTACCTTCTTTTTAGAGAGACAAATTGTGAATTAGTTAATATTGAACAAATGTTAAAAGGTGGATGCAATATCGGTAATGCTAAAATGTTAGAACCTAACTCTGTTGAAGTTGCAGTTGGACATATTGTACAAATTATCGCTTCTGTTTCTTCGAATACTTATGGTGGATGTTCTATTCCTTACCTTGACAGAGCACTTGTTCCATATATTGTTAAAACATTTAAAAAACATTTTGCAAAAGGATTAAAGTATATAGAAAGATTAACTCAAAGTGAAATTGATTCAATTCTTTCTACAACTGATATCAACTACTCTAATGAATCTTTAAAAGCAAAATATCCAAATGCTTTTGATTATACTGTAGACATGACTGAGGAGTCTGTAAAACAGTCTATGCAAGGTTTAGAATATGAAATCAATAGTTTATCTACAGTTAATGGTCAAACTCCTTTTACTACTATAGGAATAGGAACTGAAACATCTTGGGAAGGTAAATTAGTTCAAAAATTTGTATTCAAAACTAGAATGGAAGGATTTGGAGCAAAAAAAGAGACTGCTATATTCCCTAAAATCGTTTATGCTGTTTGCGATGGATTAAACTTCAATCCTGAAGATCCAAACTGGGATATATCTCAACTTGCTTTTGAATGTATGACAAAATCTGTTTATCCTGATATCTTATTCGTTACACCAGAACAAGTTAAAAACGGTACTGTTGTTTATCCTATGGGATGTAGAGCGTTCCTATCTCCTTGGTGGGACGAAAATGGAAATGAAAAATACTCAGGTAGATTTAATATTGGAGCTACTACAATTAACTTACCTAAAATCGCTATAAAAAATAGAGGTAATGAAGCTGGATTCTATAAAGAATTAGATGAAATTTTAAACC from Cetobacterium somerae carries:
- a CDS encoding aminopeptidase P family protein — its product is MFDKNIYISRRKKLKELVGDGLILIIGNSESPMSYADNAYNFIQDSTFLYYFGLNSPDLIGVIDIENNEEYIFGKEFTIDDIIWMGQQKTFKERAAEVGIGKFLELEKLRDILEKAKLKKQIIHFTNQYRTENSLKISRLLDFDLDDINEKFSKKLVAGIIEMRNSKKDYEIIELEKATNVTREMHLTAMKNVKPGMKGYELVALLEAAAKKYNATTSFHTICTTNGQILHNHFHGNTFKEGDVVLLDCGARLENGYCGDMTTVFPVSGKFDSRQKDIYSLLIEMFDRAEECTKPGVTNKFVHLEVCKVLAKGMIKRGIMKGDIDEIVNVGAHALFFPHGLGHMIGLDVHDMENFGENNVGYDETTKRETQFGLKSLRMGKELKPGYVLTIEPGIYFIPELIERWKKEGKFEEYINYEEVKKYLDFGGMRYEGDFLITENGNRRLGDKMPKYFNEIEEILKNNI
- the nrdD gene encoding anaerobic ribonucleoside-triphosphate reductase, which encodes MKEVIKRDGSTVTFDKSRIVRAITMAFNQKEKLVNADLIEKIASQIENLDTPKMHVEEIQDIVVKKLMGSSEKDIALSYQEYRTVKNELRKKEQVIYKKIGELIDASNEDMLNENANKDGKTISVQRDLLAGISSKDYYLNRILPKHLKEAHESGRIHIHDLDYLLFRETNCELVNIEQMLKGGCNIGNAKMLEPNSVEVAVGHIVQIIASVSSNTYGGCSIPYLDRALVPYIVKTFKKHFAKGLKYIERLTQSEIDSILSTTDINYSNESLKAKYPNAFDYTVDMTEESVKQSMQGLEYEINSLSTVNGQTPFTTIGIGTETSWEGKLVQKFVFKTRMEGFGAKKETAIFPKIVYAVCDGLNFNPEDPNWDISQLAFECMTKSVYPDILFVTPEQVKNGTVVYPMGCRAFLSPWWDENGNEKYSGRFNIGATTINLPKIAIKNRGNEAGFYKELDEILNLCKENSIFRAKYLENTPAEIAPILWMAGALSEKQAKETIKDLIWGGYATVSIGYIGLSEVSELIYGKNFALDEESYDKTFKILEYISKKVKEFKDETKLGFALYSTPSESLCDRFAQIDLKEFGPIEGITDKEYYDNSFHVSSKIKINPFEKLRLEAPGHTLAAGGHISYIETDSLKKNLEAVYQVLRYAQSIGIHYMGINQPVDKCHICNFNGEFLATERGFECPQCGNHDSTKMNVIRRVCGYLAQPDSRPFNKGKQKEVINRVKHM